CGATAATAGGAGATAGAGAAGTAGGAGATAGAGCAGTAGGAGATAAAGAAGAGTGAAACATCAAAACGGTTGTCGTTTTTTTTTCCTTGGCCGGCTAATACAACAAGAGGTGAGCCTTGTGCAAAATCGAAATCAATTCGCGCTCTTTCGTTCGCGTCGTTTTCTACCGCTTTTTCTGACACAGTTCTTAGGCGCTTTCAACGACAATTTTTTCAAAAGCGCTATGGTGATGCTGATTACCTATCGCCTGGCGGAGGAGGCCGGATATGACTCCCGCATTCTGGTCAACGTCGCGGGCGGTGTCTTCATCCTGCCCTTTTTCCTTTTTTCCGCCACGGCGGGACAATTAGCCGACAAGTACGAACGGTCGTTTCTAGTGCAGCTCATTAAAATCGCGGAGATCGTGGTCATGGCAGGAGCCGCTCTGGGTTTTTACCTTGAGAACGTCTACTGGCTGATGGTTGTTTTGTTTTTGATGGGGGCGCAGTCCACCTTTTTTGGACCACTCAAGTACAGCATCCTGCCTCAACATTTGAGCGAAGACGAATTGATCGCCGGCAACGGGTTGATTCAGATGGGGACATTCCTCTCCATCCTGACGGGCACAATTTTCGGTGGGCTTTCCATCTTACGTCAGGGGGGCATTTATTTGGTCAGCGTTTTGGTCGTCGGCATCGCCACGGTGGGCTGGTGGTCCAGCCGGCATATTCCCAGAACCCGTCCTGTCGCTCCCGATCTGAAACTCTCGGCTCACATCGCGAAAGACACCTACAAAATCGTGGCCGACGTCCTTCCTTACAAGGACATTTTCCTCTCTATTCTAGGAATTTCCTGGTTTTGGTTGGTCGGCACGACTTTTCTTTCGCAATTTCCCACTTACGCCAAGCTGGTCATTGGCGCGGACGAACAGGTCGCCACGCTGTT
This genomic interval from Synergistaceae bacterium contains the following:
- a CDS encoding MFS transporter, translating into MQNRNQFALFRSRRFLPLFLTQFLGAFNDNFFKSAMVMLITYRLAEEAGYDSRILVNVAGGVFILPFFLFSATAGQLADKYERSFLVQLIKIAEIVVMAGAALGFYLENVYWLMVVLFLMGAQSTFFGPLKYSILPQHLSEDELIAGNGLIQMGTFLSILTGTIFGGLSILRQGGIYLVSVLVVGIATVGWWSSRHIPRTRPVAPDLKLSAHIAKDTYKIVADVLPYKDIFLSILGISWFWLVGTTFLSQFPTYAKLVIGADEQVATLFLAVFSVGIGLGSLACNGFLKGEVSGRHVPWAAVAMSVASVFLYFASRRPPLLPETPEVGLLAFLASWQNAAVLTSLFAISFSGGLYIVPLYAIIQSRTDEARMAGVIACTNITDSFFMVVSAVGTSFLLAAGFSIPQIFLVMAILTIFAAIFIRAAVRGQLRKRGAL